The region GGCGTTGATGATCGCGGCAAGATCTCCTTGGCCATTCCGGGCTTCGAAGATCAGGAATCCTCCGCTCCGCGTCGTGAGCGTTCCGATCGCGATGACCGTCGCGGCAGCCGTGGCCGTCGTGATGACCGTCGTGATGACCGTCGTTCCGACCGTGACGATCGTGATTATGATGATCGTCCGCGTCGTCGTCGTTCCGATCGCGATGATGACCGTGATTATGATGATCGTCCGCGTCGTCGTCGTTCCGATCGCGACGATCGTGATCGTGATTACGATCGTGATGACCGTCGTTCCGACCGTGACGATCGTGATTATGATGATCGTCCGCGTCGTCGTCGTTCCGATCGCGATGACCGTGATTACGATCGTGATGATCGCCGTTCCGACCGTCGCCGCAGCAGCCGCCGCGACGACCGCAACCCGCGTTACGCAGCCGACGAGAACTACGACGAGTACCGTGCCGATCGCGAAGAGCGTTCCGAGCGTCCTCGCCGCCGCGTCCGCCGCGACTTTGATCCTTTTGAGGACTGATGTCCTCAAGGATCCCTCGCAGCATAGCTGACTGACTGAAGTGCCCTGTACCGAAAGGTACGGGGCACTTTTCGTTTCATGCAGAATGCATGAAAATGAGACACGGGGTATGAGTTTTGCCATAACGTACCTAGATGTATGCAAGAATGGTTTGAAGAGCCATTAACGAAGGAGCTGTCATGGTCGTTGGCATTATCATTGCTGTCATCGTTGTACTTATTGTGCTTTGGGCCGTCAGCGCCTACAACGGGCTGGTCACGTTACGCAATCGTGTGAAGAACGGCTGGGCGCAGATCGATGTGCAGCTCAAGCAGCGTACCGATCTTATTCCGAACTTGGTGGAAACGGTCAAAGGTTATGCGGCCCACGAATCCCAAGTGTTCACGCAGGTCACGAAGGCCCGTGCCGGCGTGGTGCAGGCCGCGCAAAGCGGTGACGTGGCGCAGCGCATCGCCGCGGAGAACCAGCTGAGCCGCGCGCTTATGAATCTGCAGGTTGTGTCTGAAAATTATCCGCAACTGCAGGCCAATACGAATTTCATGGATCTGCAGAGTCAGCTGAAATCATTGGAAGAGAAGATCGCTTACGCACGCCAGTTCTACAACGATGTCGTGCAGAAGTACAATACCCAGACCGAGGT is a window of Bifidobacterium catenulatum DSM 16992 = JCM 1194 = LMG 11043 DNA encoding:
- a CDS encoding LemA family protein — protein: MVVGIIIAVIVVLIVLWAVSAYNGLVTLRNRVKNGWAQIDVQLKQRTDLIPNLVETVKGYAAHESQVFTQVTKARAGVVQAAQSGDVAQRIAAENQLSRALMNLQVVSENYPQLQANTNFMDLQSQLKSLEEKIAYARQFYNDVVQKYNTQTEVVPTNIIAGLFHFEQAPYFQVDEADRQVPQVKF